The DNA window TCGACGCTGCTGCGCGATCTCGGCCTTGCCGGCTTCGTGGCGGTGGTCGGGCTGCAATCGGGACAGCAGGCGATCCAGACGATCATTCACAGCGGCTTGTCGATCTTCCTGATCGGCGTGGTGGTGACCGTTCTGCCGCTTCTGATTACCATGCTCGTTGGTCGCTATGTGTTGGGTTATGAAAATGTGGCGGTGTTCGCCGGTGCCCTGGCCGGTTCGCGCAGTGCCAATCCGGCCTTCGGCGAAGTTCTGGACAAGGCCGGCAACGCGATCCCGACAACACCGTTCGCCATCACCTACGCGCTGGCAAACGTCTTCCTGACGCTGCTTGGCCCGCTCGTCGTCGCCTTCGTCTAAGGCCATCGCGGCGAGAAAAGCTCGCCGTGATAATCTATCTATTTGTTTTTAAACACATTCTGACGCAAAGCCGCATCCGCTTTTGCAGGATTTGCGCTGACCAAATCCGAGGACCGAAATGAACAACTACAGCCAGTTCGCGAAACTGAGCCCCTTCGAGCTGAAGGATGAACTCATCAAGTTGGCATCCAGCAAGGCCGACATGACGATGCTGAATGCCGGGCGCGGCAATCCCAATTTCCTGGCAACGCTTCCGCGCCGAGGCTTCTTCCGGCTTGGCCTGTTCGCCGTGGCGGAGTCGGAACTCTCCTTCTCCTACATGCAGGAAGGGGTCGGCGGGCTGCCGCGCATCGACGGCATCGAAGGGCGCTTCGAGCGCTTCACCACCGAGAACCACGAGCAGGAGGGCGTCGACTTTCTGCGCCGCGCCCTGAGCTTTGTCCGCGATCAGCTCGGCCTCTCGGCCTCTGACTTTCTGCACGAGATGGTCGAGGGCATCCTCGGCTGCAACTATCCCGTTCCGCCGCGCATGCTGCGCATCAGCGAACAGATCGTCCGTCATTATCTGATGAAGGAGATGGTTGGCGGGCGCGTTTCGGCCGCGGATGTGGACGTTTTCGCCGTCGAGGGCGGAACCGCGGCGATGACTTACATCTTCGATACACTGAAAAAGAACCAGCTCGTCAAGAAAGGGGACAAGGTGGCGATTGGTTTACCGGTCTTCACTCCCTATATCGAGATCCCCGAGCTCGACGTCTATGGGTTGACGGAGGTGGCGATCAATGCCGATCCGGAGGCCGGCTGGCAGTATCCGGATGCCGAACTGGAGAAGCTGAAGGATCCCTCGATCAAGATCTTCTTCTGCATCAATCCGAGCAATCCGCCCTCGGTGAAGCTTGACGAACGCAGCCTGACCAAGATCGCCGATATCGTGAAGAACGATCGGCCCGATTTGATCATCCTGACCGACGACGTCTACGGCACGTTTGCCGACGATTTCCGGTCGCTGTTTGCCGTGTGCCCAAACAACACGATCCTGGTTTACTCCTACTCCAAGTATTTCGGCGCGACGGGGTGGCGGCTTGGCGCCGTGGCGCTTCACCAGGACAATGTCCTCG is part of the Pleomorphomonas sp. PLEO genome and encodes:
- a CDS encoding bifunctional aspartate transaminase/aspartate 4-decarboxylase produces the protein MNNYSQFAKLSPFELKDELIKLASSKADMTMLNAGRGNPNFLATLPRRGFFRLGLFAVAESELSFSYMQEGVGGLPRIDGIEGRFERFTTENHEQEGVDFLRRALSFVRDQLGLSASDFLHEMVEGILGCNYPVPPRMLRISEQIVRHYLMKEMVGGRVSAADVDVFAVEGGTAAMTYIFDTLKKNQLVKKGDKVAIGLPVFTPYIEIPELDVYGLTEVAINADPEAGWQYPDAELEKLKDPSIKIFFCINPSNPPSVKLDERSLTKIADIVKNDRPDLIILTDDVYGTFADDFRSLFAVCPNNTILVYSYSKYFGATGWRLGAVALHQDNVLDTALAKLPMVAKTLLERRYASIVTDVSKLKFIDRLVADSRTVALNHTAGLSTPQQVQMVLFSLFALMDEHGGYKATLKHVIRRRQAALYAELGIETPDDDNSVDYYTLLDLEKISHKLYGAEFAAWVEKTFTANELLFRIADETGIVLLPGRGFGTRHPSGRASLANLNEFEYASIGRSLRKMADEYYALFSQKKG